Proteins found in one Herbiconiux sp. A18JL235 genomic segment:
- a CDS encoding universal stress protein — MRFIVGYTDTPAGRDALALGVRLARATGARLDLVLVLSSEERATIVPADPGYERYVRETAEGWLAEALGTVPGDVRAASHVVYAESFADGVLDAARVLDARLIVVGAARGGILGRFTLGSAANALLHAATVPVALAPVGCRDATGDAPLTRITCAVGTRPGAEALLDSAIGAARAAHLPLRLISLVALDQPVDSHHHDALVRAAAHARSVLERAASDLPDDVEVTSEVVTGNRVEDAVSGLDWEPTEIALVGSSRLAQPRQLFLGSTAAKMLRELPVPLVVVPRDAAVTIGDAS; from the coding sequence ATGAGATTCATCGTCGGCTACACCGACACCCCCGCCGGGCGCGACGCCCTCGCCCTGGGGGTGCGTCTCGCCCGGGCCACGGGTGCCCGTCTCGACCTCGTGCTGGTGCTCTCGAGCGAGGAGCGGGCGACGATCGTGCCGGCCGACCCCGGCTACGAGCGCTACGTCAGGGAGACGGCCGAGGGCTGGCTCGCCGAGGCGCTCGGCACGGTGCCGGGCGACGTGCGGGCGGCCTCGCACGTCGTCTACGCCGAGTCGTTCGCCGACGGTGTGCTCGACGCGGCCCGCGTGCTCGACGCGCGGCTCATCGTGGTGGGCGCTGCGCGCGGCGGCATCCTCGGGCGGTTCACCCTCGGCAGCGCCGCGAACGCGCTGCTGCACGCGGCGACCGTGCCGGTGGCCCTGGCCCCCGTCGGCTGCCGCGACGCCACGGGCGACGCGCCGCTCACCCGCATCACCTGTGCGGTCGGCACGCGGCCCGGCGCCGAGGCGCTGCTCGACTCCGCCATCGGGGCGGCGCGCGCAGCCCATCTGCCGCTGCGCCTGATCTCGCTGGTCGCCCTCGACCAGCCCGTCGACTCCCACCACCACGACGCGCTCGTGCGCGCCGCCGCCCATGCCAGGTCGGTGCTCGAGCGGGCTGCATCCGATCTGCCCGACGACGTCGAGGTGACCTCGGAGGTCGTCACCGGGAACCGGGTCGAAGACGCCGTCAGCGGCCTCGACTGGGAGCCCACCGAGATCGCCCTGGTGGGCTCGAGCCGGCTGGCGCAGCCCCGGCAGCTGTTCCTCGGTTCGACCGCGGCGAAGATGCTGCGCGAACTGCCCGTCCCGCTCGTCGTCGTTCCCCGCGACGCGGCAGTCACCATCGGAGACGCCTCATGA
- a CDS encoding APC family permease — MTPPETSAPVTAATAALSKKGLGAGTVGLIGAIVIGISCIAPAYTLTGALGPTVAEVGTHVPAIFLVGFIPMLLVAFGYRELNSRMPDSGTSFTWATRAFGPWIGWMAGWGLIAATIVVLSNLAGIAVDFFYLMLSQIFQNPGIAELTTNPFINVVTCLAFMLGATLISYRDMQTTQKLQYVLVGFQLLVMVFFGIVAFIHVAAGDAFDALPISLDWFNPFAVGSFSAFAAGLSLSIFIFWGWDVTLTMSEETKGSSSTPGKAATATVIIIVVLYLFLTVALINYAGVGEGEYGLGNPDIQGNVFFSLAGPILGPLAILVSIAVLSSSAASLQSTFVSPARTLLAMGHYGALSPKFSKVHPRFFTPGYATIVSSVVASVFYTVMRFISEDVLWDTITTLGMLICFYYGLTAFACVWYFRKQWFASARNAFFQFFAPLVGGLILAVLFVTTLIESANPDYGSGSNIGGVGLVFILGMIIIVAGIVIMLVQAKLRPDFFRNKTLARGIAGDANEADAALPE, encoded by the coding sequence ATGACCCCTCCCGAGACCAGCGCCCCCGTCACGGCGGCCACCGCAGCCCTGTCGAAGAAGGGCCTCGGCGCCGGGACGGTGGGCCTCATCGGCGCCATCGTCATCGGCATCTCCTGCATCGCCCCGGCCTACACCCTCACCGGCGCGCTCGGCCCCACCGTCGCCGAGGTCGGCACGCACGTGCCCGCCATCTTCCTCGTCGGCTTCATCCCGATGCTCCTCGTGGCCTTCGGCTACCGCGAGCTCAACAGCCGCATGCCCGACTCGGGCACCTCGTTCACCTGGGCGACGCGAGCCTTCGGGCCGTGGATCGGCTGGATGGCGGGCTGGGGCCTCATCGCCGCCACCATCGTGGTGCTGTCGAACCTCGCCGGCATCGCCGTCGACTTCTTCTACCTGATGCTGTCGCAGATCTTCCAGAACCCCGGCATCGCCGAACTCACCACGAATCCGTTCATCAACGTGGTCACCTGCCTGGCGTTCATGCTCGGCGCGACCCTCATCTCGTACCGCGACATGCAGACCACGCAGAAGCTGCAGTACGTGCTGGTGGGCTTCCAGTTGCTCGTCATGGTGTTCTTCGGCATCGTCGCGTTCATCCATGTCGCCGCGGGCGACGCCTTCGACGCCCTGCCCATCTCGCTCGACTGGTTCAACCCCTTCGCCGTTGGCTCGTTCAGCGCCTTCGCCGCGGGGCTCTCGCTGTCGATCTTCATCTTCTGGGGGTGGGACGTCACGCTCACCATGAGCGAGGAGACCAAGGGCTCCTCGTCGACCCCGGGCAAGGCCGCCACCGCCACGGTGATCATCATCGTCGTGCTCTACCTCTTCCTCACCGTCGCGCTCATCAACTACGCGGGCGTCGGCGAGGGCGAGTACGGGCTCGGCAACCCCGACATCCAGGGCAACGTGTTCTTCTCGCTGGCCGGGCCCATCCTCGGGCCGCTCGCCATCCTGGTGTCGATCGCGGTGCTGTCGTCGTCGGCGGCGTCGCTGCAGTCGACCTTCGTCTCCCCCGCCCGAACGCTCCTCGCCATGGGGCACTACGGCGCGCTGTCGCCGAAGTTCTCGAAGGTGCACCCGCGGTTCTTCACCCCGGGCTACGCCACCATCGTGTCGAGCGTCGTCGCTTCCGTGTTCTACACCGTCATGCGGTTCATCTCCGAAGATGTGCTGTGGGACACCATCACCACGCTCGGCATGCTCATCTGCTTCTACTACGGGCTCACCGCGTTCGCGTGCGTCTGGTACTTCCGCAAGCAGTGGTTCGCCAGCGCGCGCAACGCGTTCTTCCAGTTCTTCGCGCCACTGGTCGGCGGGCTCATCCTGGCGGTGCTGTTCGTCACGACGCTCATCGAGAGCGCCAACCCCGACTACGGCAGCGGCTCGAACATCGGCGGCGTCGGCCTCGTGTTCATCCTGGGCATGATCATCATCGTCGCCGGCATCGTCATCATGCTGGTGCAGGCGAAGCTTCGGCCCGACTTCTTCCGCAACAAGACGCTCGCCCGCGGCATCGCCGGCGACGCCAACGAAGCGGATGCGGCGCTGCCGGAGTAG
- a CDS encoding LLM class F420-dependent oxidoreductase, with amino-acid sequence MDFRIFTEPQQGASYDELLAVAKATEELGFDAFFRSDHYLRMGEGDPGYGPTDAWTTLAGLARETERIRLGTLVSSVTYRYPGILAIQVAQVDQMSGGRAELGLGTGWFEAEHKAYGIPFPPKRFDLLEEQLEIVTGLWTTERGETYSYTGEHYALENSPALPKPVQSPLPVIVGGKGAKRTPLLAARYATEFNAPFPDPGTLPELFENVRRACDEMGRDPDDMVYSAALVAVVGADEAEFARRAAAVGREPEELRMNGLAGTASEVVDKIGALREQGAERVYLQILDLGDLDHLDFIAREVVSKISE; translated from the coding sequence ATGGACTTCCGCATCTTCACCGAGCCCCAGCAGGGCGCCAGCTACGACGAACTCCTCGCTGTCGCGAAGGCCACCGAGGAGCTCGGTTTCGACGCCTTCTTCCGCTCTGACCACTACCTGCGCATGGGTGAGGGCGACCCGGGCTACGGCCCCACCGACGCCTGGACGACGCTGGCCGGCCTGGCCCGCGAGACCGAGCGCATCCGCCTCGGCACCCTGGTCTCCTCGGTCACCTACCGCTACCCGGGCATCCTCGCCATCCAGGTGGCGCAGGTCGACCAGATGTCGGGCGGCCGCGCCGAGCTGGGGCTCGGCACCGGCTGGTTCGAGGCCGAGCACAAGGCCTACGGCATCCCCTTCCCGCCCAAGCGCTTCGACCTGCTCGAGGAGCAGCTCGAGATCGTCACCGGGCTCTGGACGACCGAGCGCGGTGAGACCTACTCCTACACCGGCGAGCACTACGCGCTGGAGAACTCGCCGGCCCTGCCGAAGCCGGTGCAGTCGCCGCTGCCCGTCATCGTGGGCGGCAAGGGCGCGAAGCGCACCCCGCTGCTGGCGGCCCGCTACGCCACCGAGTTCAACGCCCCGTTCCCCGACCCCGGCACCCTCCCCGAGCTGTTCGAGAACGTGCGCCGCGCCTGCGACGAGATGGGCCGCGACCCCGACGACATGGTCTACTCGGCCGCGCTCGTGGCCGTCGTGGGTGCCGACGAGGCGGAGTTCGCGCGTCGCGCCGCTGCCGTGGGCCGTGAGCCCGAGGAGCTGCGGATGAACGGGCTGGCCGGCACCGCATCCGAGGTCGTCGACAAGATCGGTGCGCTGCGCGAGCAGGGCGCCGAGCGCGTCTACCTGCAGATCCTCGACCTGGGCGACCTCGACCACCTCGACTTCATCGCCCGCGAGGTGGTCTCGAAGATCTCCGAGTGA
- a CDS encoding NAD-dependent succinate-semialdehyde dehydrogenase yields MTTAPHETELISRIPNRLFIGGEWVAGEGDKTLDVFDPATGERLVAIADASPADGMRALDAAVAAADEWAATPARVRGEILRRTFDLLQERRDEAALLMTLEMGKPLAEAQGEVTYGGEFLRWFSEEAVRITGRYGDNPEGTGQMVVSQRPVGPCFLITPWNFPLAMATRKIGPALAAGCTVVVKPAALTPLTTLFLAGLFEEAGLPKGVLNVVTTSASAKLSDPIIADPRLRKLSFTGSTPVGKALMKQAADKVLRTSMELGGNAPFVVFDDADLDKAVDGAMAAKFRNIGQACTAANRFIVHSAVAKAFADKLAERVRALRIGRGTEEGVTIGPLIDDKAVAKTGELVDDAVGRGATLVVGGHALEGAGSFFEPTVVTGVPFGSDILREEIFGPVVSIVEFDDEAEAVRLANDTEYGLVSYVFTESLARGQRMIKALDTGMMGLNVGVLSNAAAPFGGVKQSGLGREGGAEGIHEYLSTKYTLIPNS; encoded by the coding sequence ATGACCACCGCACCGCACGAGACCGAGCTGATCTCCCGCATCCCGAACCGCCTGTTCATCGGCGGCGAGTGGGTGGCGGGCGAGGGCGACAAGACCCTCGACGTGTTCGACCCGGCCACCGGCGAGCGCCTGGTCGCCATCGCCGACGCCTCTCCGGCCGACGGGATGCGCGCGCTCGACGCCGCTGTCGCCGCTGCCGACGAGTGGGCGGCGACGCCCGCACGGGTGCGCGGCGAGATCCTCCGCCGCACCTTCGACCTGCTGCAGGAGCGGCGCGACGAGGCGGCACTGCTCATGACGCTCGAGATGGGCAAGCCGCTGGCCGAGGCGCAGGGCGAGGTGACCTACGGCGGCGAGTTCCTGCGCTGGTTCTCGGAGGAGGCGGTGCGCATCACCGGGCGCTACGGCGACAACCCCGAGGGCACCGGGCAGATGGTCGTGTCGCAGCGGCCCGTCGGCCCCTGCTTCCTCATCACCCCCTGGAACTTCCCGCTCGCGATGGCGACCCGCAAGATCGGGCCCGCACTCGCCGCCGGTTGCACGGTCGTGGTGAAGCCCGCGGCGCTCACGCCGCTCACCACCCTGTTCCTCGCGGGCCTGTTCGAAGAGGCGGGTCTGCCGAAGGGCGTGCTCAACGTGGTCACCACCTCGGCGTCGGCGAAGCTCTCCGACCCGATCATCGCCGACCCGCGCCTGCGCAAGCTCTCCTTCACCGGGTCGACGCCGGTGGGCAAGGCACTCATGAAGCAGGCCGCCGACAAGGTTCTGCGCACCTCGATGGAGCTCGGCGGCAACGCCCCCTTCGTCGTGTTCGACGACGCCGACCTCGACAAGGCGGTCGACGGGGCGATGGCCGCGAAGTTCCGGAACATCGGCCAGGCATGCACGGCCGCCAACCGCTTCATCGTGCACAGCGCCGTGGCGAAGGCCTTCGCCGACAAGCTCGCCGAGCGGGTGCGCGCCCTGCGCATCGGCCGCGGCACCGAGGAGGGCGTCACCATCGGCCCGCTGATCGACGACAAAGCGGTCGCCAAGACCGGCGAACTCGTCGACGACGCCGTCGGGCGCGGCGCCACCCTCGTCGTGGGCGGCCACGCCCTCGAGGGCGCGGGCAGCTTCTTCGAGCCGACCGTGGTGACGGGGGTGCCGTTCGGCAGCGACATCCTGCGCGAGGAGATCTTCGGGCCGGTGGTCTCCATCGTCGAGTTCGACGACGAGGCCGAGGCCGTGCGCCTGGCCAACGACACCGAGTACGGACTCGTCTCCTACGTGTTCACCGAGTCGCTCGCCCGCGGCCAGCGCATGATCAAGGCGCTCGACACCGGCATGATGGGTCTGAACGTGGGTGTGCTCTCGAACGCCGCAGCACCCTTCGGTGGGGTGAAGCAGTCGGGGCTCGGCCGCGAGGGCGGGGCCGAGGGCATCCACGAGTACCTCTCGACGAAGTACACCCTCATCCCGAACAGCTGA